A window of Candidatus Nitrospira allomarina genomic DNA:
ATGTGGTGGATCCCGCATTGTTGCGACCCTCGGATGTCACCCTGCAGATTCCCGATACGTCAAAGTTTAAAGCGGCGACGGGGTGGGAACCACGCATCCCCTTTGAAGAAACCTTACAAGGAATTCTGGATTTTTATCGAAGGCGTTACCACAAGAGGAGCAAAGCTGCGTGATTATCTCTCGGACCCCCTATCGGTTGTCGTTCTTCGGAGGAGGCACGGACTATCCTCAATGGTATCTTCGGGAAGAGGGCGCTGTTCTTTCCACCACAATTGACAAGTATTGCTATGTGAGTTGTCGATACCTTCCTCCATTTTTCAATATTAAACACCGGATTGTCTGGTCGCATATTGAAACGGTATCGACTATTGGAGAGATTCTGCATCCTGCCGTTCGAGAGGGCCTGCGGTTTTTAGGTTTTGATGATTCTCAGGGAGTGGAAATTCAGCATCAGGGTGATCTGCCGGCCCGGTCAGGCATTGGATCCAGCTCTTCATTTTCGGTTGGTCTGGTGAAAGCTCTCACTGGGTTGAAGGGAGAGATGTTGGGGAAAATGGATCTGGCCCGCCAGGCGTTCACTTTAGAGCAGGATATCTTAAAAGAAACAGTTGGCTCCCAGGATCAAGTCGCAGCCGCCTTCGGCGGATTTAATGTTATTCGTTTTCTACGAGACGGTCAGATTCAAGTCGAACCGCTCACCTTATCATTGGGGCGACTGGCTGAACTGGAGCAAAATCTCGTTCTACTGTATACCGGGACCAGTCGCTTAGGTTCAGACATTGCAAAAAGTGTCACCAAGAACTTTTCTCTCAGGTCTGCCGAACTGAAAACCATGCGTGTAATGGTGGACAGGGGTTTGGGTATTTTGAGTGGAACGAATTCTCTGGAGGAGTTCGGAAAATTGCTTCATGAAAGCTGGATGCTTAAGCGGGCACTTTCCCACGACATTTCCAATTCCACAATTGATGAAATTTATAAAAATGCTCTGGGCAATGGAGCGATTGGTGGAAAGCTTTCCGGGGCAGGAGGCAGCGGGTTTATGTTGTTTTATGTTCCGATTTCCAAGCAGGCACATTTTCTTTCAGCGATGCATCCCTATATTTGTGTGCCGTTTTCCTTTTCACAATCAGGAAGCAGCATAATTTACTACGATGGGCCTGATAGAAGGGTATCCGGCGGATATCCTTCCGAGGGAGAAGGGGTCCATAAGGAAATGGAAAGAAGACGGCTTCCCTCTCTCAAGACCCCTAAAAAGGCAAAGGAAAAAGTTCTTGTTGGGCACCGATCCTGAGAGGCATGACCACATGCCGTCACGAACTTCCGTTCCGCCACAAATGGGTATGACCAAGGAGGTATTCGGGTGTCCGTGGTTTCGGGTCCATGAAGAAGCATGGGATGACTTTTCTGACTTGGACCGTCAACCGTTTTATCGTATTGAAAGCTCAAATGGTGTCTTAGTGTTAGCCCTGACCAAAAATGAAGAGATTATTCTGGTGCGTCAATTTCGACAGGCGTTGCGCAGGAACACCATTGAATTTCCTGCTGGGAGTATTGAGGACGGTGAATCTCCCGAAGAGGCCGCGGCGCGGGAATTACTTGAAGAAACGCGATATCGAGCCGGAGCGATTCGTTTGTTAGGGAGCGGACATATCATGATGAATCGGTACAGTGCGAGAGATTTTTTATTCATGGCTCAAGATTGCGAAATCCTTTCTTCAACTCCCGAAGTTCCGGACCAAGACGTACTTCTGGTTTCACCCCAAGAGTTTAAAGCCCTCGTGACATCTGGAGATTTTGAGCATATTCCTGCGTTATCCCTTTTCAGCCTTGTTGAGTGGCAATTCGGTTCGCGTTTGGTGGTATGACATGAATGTTCAGGCCCTTGAATACAAAGCCGCAGAGCTGAGACTCCATATTCTCAGGACCGCGTTAAAAGCCGGGAAAGGCCATGTGCCCCCAGCATTTTCGTGGGTGGAAATTGGTGTGGCGTTGTTTTATGGGGGACACTTGAACCTTCGGTCCCATGATCCAAAATGGGAAAACCGGGATCGATTCATTCTGAGTAAAGGGCATGGATGTTTGACCTTGTATGCGATGTTGGCCGATTTGGGGTTCTTCCCCAAAACCGAGTTAGACAATTTTTGCGGGCCGGGAAGTCTCCTGGCCGGTCACCCCGATACCCAAATTCCGGGAGTGGAGGGGGTTTCGGGGTCCCTTGGGCATGGGTTAGGCCTGAGTGCGGGATTGGCCTTGGGAGCTAAACTTCATTCATACCCTTGGAAGGTTGTAACGGTAATGGGGGATGGGGAATGTCAGGAGGGATCCGTATGGGAAGCGGCGATGTTTGCGAGCCATCACCAACTCCATAACCTGGTAGCGATCATCGATCGGAATGGGTTAGGTGCGACCAACTATACCGAAAAAAATGTGGCCCTAGAGCCCTTCGTCAGCAAATGGAAGGCTTTTGGATGGGAGGTGGTGTCCATCAATGGACATTCCTTTGAAGAATTAGACAAGGTCTTAGGCTGCTTTCGTCAAAGGCAATCGGTGAAACCTCTGATGATTTTGGCTCAAACGGTGAAGGGAAAAGGGTTGTCATTTATGGAAGCCTCGGTCGATTGGCATCACCGGATTCCGAAGGGTGAGGAAGTGGAAGAGGCCATTCGGGAGCTAATGGGTGCAATTTCTTCATCGGGATCGGTGTAAACCATGGAGATGGCTCATGGTGAATGATTTTCGTGATGCGGTCTTTGACAGTGTATTACAGATTGTGGCCAAAAATCCCCGGACAATTGTCCTCACCAATGATATGGGAGCCATGGGATTAAGCCGGATTCAAGATTTGTATCCTCAGCAAGTTTTGAATGTGGGAATTAGTGAGCAAAATATGATGAGTGTGGCGGCCGGAATGGCACTTTCCGGATATGTGGTTTTTGTCTATGGAATTGCCTCTCATATTACGACGCGGTGTTATGAACAATTGAAATTGGATGTGTGTGCCTTAAAGGTTCCGGTCATCCTTCTGGGAATGGGGCCCGGCCTGTCTTACGGGGTGGATGGACCAACACATCATGCGACACATGACTGTGCTCTCCTCCAGACACTATCAGGCATGACCATTTATCTGCCTGCAGATGGCGTAGCCATCAAGGCCATGGTAGAGCAAGCCTACCAGAGTAGAACGCCCGCCTATATCCGGATCGATAAGGACCCCTATGAACCAGTCTATGCCCCCAATGAACATGATTTCAGTCTAGGACTCGAAACGATTCAACAGGGGGAATCCCTCTGTGTGGTGACCAACGGAAT
This region includes:
- a CDS encoding GHMP family kinase ATP-binding protein, which codes for MIISRTPYRLSFFGGGTDYPQWYLREEGAVLSTTIDKYCYVSCRYLPPFFNIKHRIVWSHIETVSTIGEILHPAVREGLRFLGFDDSQGVEIQHQGDLPARSGIGSSSSFSVGLVKALTGLKGEMLGKMDLARQAFTLEQDILKETVGSQDQVAAAFGGFNVIRFLRDGQIQVEPLTLSLGRLAELEQNLVLLYTGTSRLGSDIAKSVTKNFSLRSAELKTMRVMVDRGLGILSGTNSLEEFGKLLHESWMLKRALSHDISNSTIDEIYKNALGNGAIGGKLSGAGGSGFMLFYVPISKQAHFLSAMHPYICVPFSFSQSGSSIIYYDGPDRRVSGGYPSEGEGVHKEMERRRLPSLKTPKKAKEKVLVGHRS
- a CDS encoding transketolase family protein, whose translation is MVNDFRDAVFDSVLQIVAKNPRTIVLTNDMGAMGLSRIQDLYPQQVLNVGISEQNMMSVAAGMALSGYVVFVYGIASHITTRCYEQLKLDVCALKVPVILLGMGPGLSYGVDGPTHHATHDCALLQTLSGMTIYLPADGVAIKAMVEQAYQSRTPAYIRIDKDPYEPVYAPNEHDFSLGLETIQQGESLCVVTNGIMLGRVREAARELREEGIEVALVDLYRMNPCNESRLWEACRNAQAIVTVEEHGRTGGIGSLVGRLLSERGHAIPFCGLSLGDEMLFGSASRTWAFGQYGLEKESLKNTFRHMALLPTTV
- a CDS encoding transketolase, with translation MNVQALEYKAAELRLHILRTALKAGKGHVPPAFSWVEIGVALFYGGHLNLRSHDPKWENRDRFILSKGHGCLTLYAMLADLGFFPKTELDNFCGPGSLLAGHPDTQIPGVEGVSGSLGHGLGLSAGLALGAKLHSYPWKVVTVMGDGECQEGSVWEAAMFASHHQLHNLVAIIDRNGLGATNYTEKNVALEPFVSKWKAFGWEVVSINGHSFEELDKVLGCFRQRQSVKPLMILAQTVKGKGLSFMEASVDWHHRIPKGEEVEEAIRELMGAISSSGSV
- a CDS encoding NUDIX hydrolase; this encodes MPSRTSVPPQMGMTKEVFGCPWFRVHEEAWDDFSDLDRQPFYRIESSNGVLVLALTKNEEIILVRQFRQALRRNTIEFPAGSIEDGESPEEAAARELLEETRYRAGAIRLLGSGHIMMNRYSARDFLFMAQDCEILSSTPEVPDQDVLLVSPQEFKALVTSGDFEHIPALSLFSLVEWQFGSRLVV